One genomic window of Brachionichthys hirsutus isolate HB-005 chromosome 22, CSIRO-AGI_Bhir_v1, whole genome shotgun sequence includes the following:
- the LOC137910674 gene encoding TATA-box-binding protein-like, whose translation MTPITPATPASESSVIVPKLQNIVSTVNLGCELDLRTIALRARNVEYKPKRFSAVIMRIQKPRTTALIFRTGKMVCTGAKSEEQSRLAARKFARVVQKLGFPTKFLDFKIRNMVGSCDVKFPIRLAGLALTHHRFCSYEPELFPGLYYRMVQQKIVLIIFCSGKVVITGARKTAEIYEAFEHIYPILKGFRKK comes from the exons ATGACCCCCATCACACCAGCCACACCAGCCTCAGAGAGCTCTGTAATTGTACCAAAGTTACA GAACATCGTATCTACGGTAAATTTGGGCTGTGAACTGGACTTGAGGACCATCGCTCTGAGAGCTCGGAATGTCGAGTACAAGCCAAAG CGTTTTTCAGCCGTCATTATGAGGATACAAAAACCCAGGACCACTGCTCTAATTTTCAGAACTGGGAAGATGGTCTGCACTGGTGCCAAGAG TGAGGAGCAGTCGAGGTTAGCTGCCAGAAAGTTTGCCCGTGTGGTGCAGAAGCTCGGTTTTCCTACAAAGTTCCTGGACTTCAAAATTCGGAACATGGTGGGAAGCTGTGATGTGAAATTCCCCATTCGGCTGGCGGGATTGGCCCTCACACATCATCGGTTCTGCAG ctaTGAACCTGAACTTTTTCCAGGACTTTATTACAGAATGGTCCAACAGAAAATTGTTCTGATCATCTTTTGCTCCGGGAAAGTTGTGATCACAG gtGCCAGAAAGACAGCAGAGATTTACGAGGCATTTGAACACATCTACCCCATTCTGAAAGGTTTTCGAAAAAAGTAG
- the tmbim4 gene encoding protein lifeguard 4: MSSEKYPRSSVEDDFNYGTNVATASVQIRMDFLRKVYSLFSLQILITTATSALFMFSQTIKEFVHSNPAVVLGLALGSLILLLILAVYRHQHPVNLYLLLLFTLLEAASVATALTFYDYSTVLQALFLTCAVFAGLTAYTFQSKRDFSKMGAGLFACIWILVIAGFMRLFFNSDSVELVMAGAGALVFCGFIIYDTHLLMKQLSPEEHILASINLYLDIVNLFLHILRVLDALKKR; this comes from the exons ATGAGCAGCGAGAAGTACCCACGGTCCTCCGTGGAAGACGACTTCAACTATGGCACCAACGTGGCCACGGCCAGCGTCCAGATACGGATGG ACTTCTTGAGGAAGGTGTACTCCCTCTTCAGCCTGCAGATCCTCATCACCACGGCAACCTCCGCCCTCTTCATGTTCTCCCAAACCATCAAGGAGTTCGTCCACAGCAA CCCTGCTGTGGTTCTGGGTCTGGCGCTGGGCTCCCTGATTCTGCTGCTGATCCTGGCCGTGTACAGACACCAGCACCCCGTCAACCTCTACCTGCTGCTCCTGTTC ACTCTGCTGGAAGCCGCCTCTGTGGCCACGGCGT TGACCTTCTACGACTACTCTACGGTGTTACAAGCCCTGTTCCTGACCTGTGCCGTGTTCGCTGGACTGACTGCATACACCTTCCAGTCCAAGAGAGACTTCAGTAAAATGGGTGCAGG ACTCTTCGCCTGCATCTGGATCCTCGTCATTGCAGGCTTCATGAGG CTCTTCTTCAACAGCGACAGCGTAGAGCTGGTCATGGCTGGAGCCGGGGCGCTGGTCTTCTGTGGTTTCATCATCTACGACACTCACCTGCTGATGAAGCAGCTGTCCCCCGAGGAACACATCCTGGCCTCCATCAACCTCTACCTGGACATTGTCAATCTCTTTCTGCACATCCTGCGTGTCCTCGACGCTCTGAAGAAGCGCTGA
- the LOC137910703 gene encoding lamina-associated polypeptide 2, isoforms beta/gamma-like has product MPKHLDEPSSLTKERLKGELLAHSGELPSGNATEDVYVQLYRKNRTAQNRDGPSPVLDALYSDEELPPPVVSSRSRSSGRKAIRERDEAQPEQLDVSSLTDQALRDQLLQKSAHVGPIVASTRKLYEKQLLKLLDARRIVPELVLKEAPVNHNGNAESELYSDKEDEVTREPEAEPVPVVERRLRGRGGAAHSHSRQSDPVGGAAHSHSRQSDPRDKIPASDRNPKVREDVLKELFPNNVNSPTGITATCRRPIKGAAGRPATPTALWRDENFLFFPRKNAAKTTSASSCYAASSAVGRVPSSSPSMSPLMSPASTSSSSRPPSAAQAKAPPRSLSLWMKLLLLAVVTAFLFFLYQAMESNSINPFAATE; this is encoded by the exons ATGCCGAAGCACCTGGACGAGCCGTCGTCGCTCACCAAGGAGAGGCTGAAGGGCGAGCTGTTGGCCCACAGCGGCGAGCTTCCGAGCGGCAACGCGACCGAAGACGTGTACGTGCAGCTTTACCGGAAGAACCGCACCGCTCAGAACCGGGATGGACCGAGCCCGGTCCTGGACGCCCTGTACAGCGACGAGGAGCTGCCTCCGCCGGTGGTCTCCAGCCGAAGCCGCTCCTCTGGCAGA AAAGCCATCAGAGAAAGGGACGAGGCTCAGCCGGAACAGCTGGACGTGTCTTCCCTTACCGACCAGGCCCTGAGGGATCAGCTGCTCCAAAAGAGCGCGCACGTGGGGCCAATTGTGG CATCCACCCGTAAACTGTACGAGAAGCAGCTTCTCAAACTGCTGGACGCACGTCGCATTGTGCCCGAGCTGGTTCTGAAAGAGGCTCCTGTCAACCACAACGGGAACGCCGAATCTGAACTTTACAGCGACAAAGAGGACG AAGTAACACGAGAACCAGAAGCTGAGCCGGTTCCAgtggtggagagacggctgAGGGGACGAGGTGGGGCCGCCCACAGCCACAGCAGGCAGAGCGACCCGGTAGGCGGGGCCGCCCACAGCCACAGCAGGCAGAGCGACCCG CGGGACAAGATTCCAGCCAGTGACCGAAACCCCAAAGTGCGAGAGGACGTTCTGAAGGAGTTGTTTCCCAACAACGTCAACAGTCCAACGGGAATAAC GGCCACCTGTCGACGGCCCATCAAAGGAGCCGCCGGTCGACCGGCCACGCCCACCGCCCTGTGGCGAGATGAGAACTTCCTTTTCTTCCCACGGAAGAACGCCGCCAAGACGaccagcgcctcctcctgctaCGCAGCGAGCAGCGCCGTCGGCCGAGTCCCCAGCTCGTCCCCCTCGATGTCCCCCTTGATGTCCCCCGCgtccacgtcctcctcctcaaggCCTCCGTCTGCAGCTCAGGCCAAAGCGCCCCCCCGCAGTCTGTCCCTATGGATGAAGCTTCTCCTGCTGGCCGTCGTCACCGCCTTCCTGTTCTTCCTGTACCAGGCCATGGAGAGCAACAGCATTAACCCCTTTGCTGCCACAGAGTGA